In Actinomadura citrea, a single window of DNA contains:
- a CDS encoding DUF4235 domain-containing protein produces MADKGDIGWRVMAGAAAFAGGFVAKKVITLAWKKSTGKEPPTNPESPDVALAEAIGWAVVMGVGMEVARLLATRAAAHQWAKGTGQLPQNLKADV; encoded by the coding sequence ATGGCGGACAAGGGCGACATCGGCTGGCGGGTGATGGCCGGCGCGGCCGCATTCGCGGGCGGCTTCGTCGCGAAGAAAGTCATCACGCTGGCCTGGAAGAAGAGCACCGGCAAGGAGCCCCCGACCAACCCCGAGTCCCCCGACGTGGCGCTGGCCGAGGCGATCGGATGGGCCGTGGTGATGGGCGTCGGCATGGAGGTCGCGCGGCTGCTCGCCACCCGCGCCGCCGCCCACCAGTGGGCCAAGGGCACCGGCCAGCTCCCGCAGAACCTCAAGGCCGACGTCTGA
- the valS gene encoding valine--tRNA ligase — protein MTEQPRTSNVPPKPSLDGLEDRWVRVWEDEGVHRFDRTRPRGEVYSIDTPPPTVSGSLHVGHVFSYTHTDTVARYHRMRGRAVFYPMGWDDNGLPTERRVQNHFGVRCDPSLPYDPDFEPPAKPDPKRQQPVSRRNFIELCERLTEVDEKAFEEMWRRVGLSVDWSHLYTTIGDTARTASQRAFLRNLARGEAYVSEAPTLWDVTFRTAVAQAELEDREHPGAFYRIRFHGDQRPVYIETTRPELLPACVALVAHPDDERYQELFGTTVRTPLFGVDVPVVAHRLAEPDKGSGIAMICTFGDVTDVTWWRELDLPTRAVIDWDGRLAADPPPGVPARPYGELAGKTVFSAKERVVELLRESGDLDGEPRKISRPVKFYEKGSKPLEIVTTRQWYIRNGGRDEGVRAELLARGRELEWHPGYMRARYENWVEGLNGDWLISRQRFFGVPIPVWYRLDDSGEPVYADPIVPAEDALPVDPSSDVPPGFTEDQRGRPGGFAGDPDVMDTWATSSLTPQIAGGWERDADLFARVFPFDLRPQAHDIIRTWLFSTVVRSHLEHGSLPWKGTALSGWILDPDRKKMSKSKGNVVTPIDLLREYGSDAVRYWAAGGRPGTDTAFDTGQIKVGRRLAIKILNASKFVLGLGAAAPDAPVTEPLDKAMLAALAGVVEEATEAFEGYDYARALERTERFFWEFCDDYLELVKARAYGDGPQALSARAALRAALSVLLRLFAPVLPFVTEEVWSWWRHGSVHTASWPSAAELPPGGDPAVLAATGEALRQVRKAKSEARASMRADVTSAVVRGSQVTRIARPDLAAAGRIADLTLEDAPAALTVDVVLAPAT, from the coding sequence ATGACAGAGCAGCCGCGTACTTCGAACGTCCCTCCGAAGCCCTCCCTGGACGGCCTGGAGGACAGATGGGTACGCGTCTGGGAGGACGAGGGCGTCCACCGCTTCGACCGCACCCGGCCGCGCGGCGAGGTCTACTCGATCGACACCCCGCCGCCCACCGTGAGCGGCTCCCTCCACGTCGGCCACGTCTTCTCCTACACCCACACCGACACCGTCGCCCGGTATCACCGCATGCGCGGTCGGGCGGTCTTCTACCCGATGGGGTGGGACGATAACGGCCTGCCGACCGAGCGCCGCGTGCAGAACCACTTCGGCGTCCGGTGCGACCCGTCCCTTCCCTACGATCCGGACTTCGAGCCCCCGGCCAAGCCCGACCCGAAACGCCAGCAGCCGGTGTCGCGGCGCAATTTCATCGAGCTGTGCGAGCGGCTCACCGAGGTCGACGAGAAGGCCTTCGAGGAGATGTGGCGGCGCGTCGGCCTGTCGGTCGACTGGAGCCACCTCTACACCACCATCGGCGACACCGCCCGGACGGCGTCCCAGCGCGCGTTCCTGCGCAACCTGGCCCGCGGTGAGGCCTACGTTTCCGAGGCGCCGACGCTGTGGGACGTCACGTTCCGCACCGCCGTCGCGCAGGCCGAGCTGGAGGACCGCGAGCACCCCGGCGCGTTCTACCGGATCCGGTTCCACGGCGACCAGCGCCCCGTCTACATCGAGACGACGCGGCCGGAGCTGCTGCCCGCCTGCGTCGCGCTGGTCGCGCACCCCGACGACGAGCGGTACCAGGAGCTGTTCGGCACGACCGTGCGCACGCCGCTGTTCGGCGTGGACGTCCCGGTCGTCGCGCACCGGCTGGCCGAGCCCGACAAGGGCTCCGGCATCGCGATGATCTGCACGTTCGGCGACGTCACGGACGTCACCTGGTGGCGCGAGCTGGACCTGCCCACCCGCGCGGTCATCGACTGGGACGGGCGTCTCGCCGCCGACCCGCCGCCGGGCGTCCCCGCGCGACCGTACGGTGAGCTGGCGGGCAAGACGGTGTTCTCGGCCAAGGAGCGCGTCGTCGAGCTGCTGCGCGAGTCCGGCGACCTGGACGGCGAGCCCCGGAAGATCAGCCGGCCGGTGAAGTTCTACGAGAAGGGCAGCAAGCCCCTGGAGATCGTCACGACCCGGCAGTGGTACATCCGCAACGGCGGCCGCGACGAGGGCGTCCGCGCGGAGCTGCTCGCCCGCGGGCGGGAGCTGGAATGGCATCCCGGCTACATGCGGGCCCGCTACGAGAACTGGGTCGAGGGCCTGAACGGCGACTGGCTGATCTCGCGGCAGCGGTTCTTCGGGGTGCCGATCCCCGTGTGGTACCGGCTGGACGACTCCGGCGAGCCCGTGTACGCCGACCCGATCGTGCCGGCCGAGGACGCCCTGCCGGTCGACCCGTCGTCCGACGTCCCGCCGGGCTTCACCGAGGACCAGCGCGGCCGGCCGGGCGGTTTCGCGGGCGACCCCGACGTGATGGACACCTGGGCGACCTCGTCGCTGACCCCGCAGATCGCGGGCGGCTGGGAGCGCGACGCCGACCTGTTCGCCCGGGTCTTCCCCTTCGACCTCCGGCCGCAGGCGCACGACATCATCCGCACGTGGCTGTTCTCCACGGTCGTGCGCTCGCATCTGGAGCACGGCTCGCTGCCGTGGAAGGGCACCGCCCTGTCCGGGTGGATCCTCGACCCGGACCGCAAGAAGATGTCGAAGTCCAAGGGGAACGTCGTCACGCCGATCGACCTGCTGCGCGAGTACGGCTCCGACGCCGTCCGGTACTGGGCGGCCGGCGGGCGCCCCGGCACCGACACCGCGTTCGACACCGGCCAGATCAAGGTCGGCCGCCGCCTGGCCATCAAGATCCTCAACGCGTCGAAGTTCGTGCTCGGGCTCGGTGCGGCGGCCCCGGACGCTCCGGTCACCGAGCCGCTGGACAAGGCGATGCTGGCGGCGTTGGCCGGGGTCGTCGAGGAGGCGACGGAGGCGTTCGAGGGCTACGACTACGCGCGCGCTCTGGAGCGCACCGAGCGGTTCTTCTGGGAGTTCTGCGACGACTACCTGGAGCTGGTCAAGGCCCGCGCCTACGGGGACGGGCCGCAGGCGCTGTCCGCGCGTGCGGCGCTGCGCGCCGCGCTGTCGGTGCTGCTGCGCCTGTTCGCGCCCGTCCTGCCGTTCGTGACCGAGGAGGTCTGGTCGTGGTGGCGGCACGGGTCGGTGCACACGGCCTCGTGGCCGTCGGCCGCCGAACTGCCGCCGGGCGGCGACCCTGCCGTTCTCGCGGCGACGGGCGAGGCGCTCCGGCAGGTCCGCAAGGCCAAGTCGGAGGCCAGGGCGTCGATGCGCGCCGACGTGACCAGCGCGGTCGTGCGCGGCTCGCAGGTGACGCGGATCGCGCGCCCGGACCTGGCCGCGGCCGGGCGGATCGCCGACCTGACCCTGGAGGACGCCCCCGCCGCGCTCACCGTCGACGTCGTCCTGGCCCCCGCGACGTAG